One Setaria italica strain Yugu1 chromosome II, Setaria_italica_v2.0, whole genome shotgun sequence DNA segment encodes these proteins:
- the LOC101777784 gene encoding myb-related protein 306-like, whose translation MGRPPCCDKVGVKKGPWTPEEDLMLVSYVQEHGPGNWRAVPTNTGLMRCSKSCRLRWTNYLRPGIKRGNFTDQEEKLIIHLQALLGNRWAAIASYLPERTDNDIKNYWNTHLKKKLKKMQAGGEGDGGDDGGGGDAGGRTGAGGGKRPAVPKGQWERRLQTDIHTARQALRDALSLEPSAPQAKAAPPPTPPGSATYASSAENIARLLEGWLRPGGGSGGKGPEASGSTSTTATTQQRPQCSGEGAASASASHSGGAAANTAAHTPECSTETSKMASSGAAGAGAGPAFSMLESWLLDDGMGHSEVELMADVVPLGDPSEFF comes from the exons atGGGGAGGCCGCCGTGCTGCGACAAGGTGGGCGTGAAGAAGGGGCCATGGACGCCCGAGGAGGACCTCATGCTCGTCTCCTACGTCCAGGAGCACGGCCCCGGCAACTGGCGGGCCGTGCCGACCAACACCG GGCTGATGAGGTGCAGCAAGAGCTGCAGGCTGCGGTGGACCAACTACCTTCGGCCGGGGATCAAGCGCGGCAACTTCACCGACCAGGAGGAGAAGCTCATCATCCACCTGCAGGCCCTCCTCGGCAACAG GTGGGCGGCGATAGCGTCCTACTTGCCGGAGAGGACGGACAACGACatcaagaactactggaacacgcatctcaagaagaagctcaagaagatgcAGGCTGGCGGCGAAGGTGACGGGGGAgacgacgggggcggcggcgacgccggcggtaggaccggggccgggggcgggaAGCGTCCGGCCGTCCCCAAGGGGCAGTGGGAGCGGCGGCTGCAGACCGACATCCACACAGCGCGGCAGGCGCTGCGCGACGCGCTCTCGCTGGAGCCCTCGGCGCCGCAAGCGAAGGCGGCGCCCCCACCGACGCCTCCGGGGTCCGCGACGTACGCGTCCAGCGCCGAGAACATCGCGCGGCTGCTGGAGGGGTGGCTGCgcccgggcggcggcagcgggggcaaGGGGCCGGAGGCGTCAGGGTCGACGTCCACAACGGCGACGACGCAGCAGCGGCCGCAGTGctccggcgagggcgcggctTCCGCGTCGGCGAGccacagcggcggcgcggccgcgaaCACGGCCGCGCATACCCCGGAGTGCTCGACGGAGACCAGCAAGatggcaagcagcggcgcggcgggcgccggcgccgggccggcGTTCTCGATGCTGGAGAGCTGGCTTCTCGACGACGGCATGGGCCACAGCGAGGTGGAGCTCATGGCCGATGTGGTGCCACTAGGGGACCCCAGTGAGTTCTTTTAA